CTATTGGTGCTCTCGAAACCGGAGGCCAATAACGACGCGTCTGTTAAGGGAGAGGCAGTGAGAGCCGTTGAAAAGTATTGGCGCTAACTGAAGCGCCCGGGATTGAACGGAAAGAAACTGATGTTCCGTTGTGAAGTGGCCGGACATAGCAGAAAGAGTGGCCGAGGTTGTCGTGAACGAGGCAGACTTCGACATTATATTGTCTGGAAAATTCTCGGCGGCGGGTCCCTCCCAACAGCCACTGGCTCCATTCACATGTCTACAAAAGGAAGGAAGAGGTGAAGTACTAAAATTTGTGTTGTGAGGAAACATTATGAATGGCTGTTTGGCTATTTATGTTGTGGAGACAGATGACTTTCGAGAGGTTTATTCTgctcggattggacattaaacaaattatcgcataaaaatcttatttttacaCATAACACATTCTTAAAAAAAGTAAACAGTATTATTTctacagttaaattattttaacatttatattctgtatggttttgaaaggtttaagatcaaccattgaattgatacatgtcattttaatttttttagtcgTTTACTTAAGGAAAACATACATTtgtgtaatttaaagtcgttttaaaaaattcaaaatataacatataagaaaaaatctaacatataagaaaaatataacatataaggtttcctcatttttgtaatttaaagttgtttaagaaactaaaatataatatataaactttcttcatttttgtaatttaaagtcctttaaaaaaatcaaaatataacatataagaaaaaaataatttttttattatatggttaatgtgattttttaatttttttaataatataaaattaacataaatgaagaatgatgcaaaaattgttatcaaatctttattattcatagtcattaattgtcatatatatgttaatcatattagataatgtcgtagcttttatttaaggaaataatacacacttcttatattttgagttaatataatgttccctATTAATTTGATTTGGACCaacattttttcaattgattcttaagctaaattaatttttaagctGCCACGTAAGCTAAATTGTCATCCTAGTTAAGTGACAACTACGCAAGatctctttttaattaatacaaacttaaggttacaaatttttaaataatcttcgattaatatataggggataaaagaataaaatactTATGAATGGAAAATATTACCTTCccaacaaaaaaattagagaaatatAGGACATGTGTAGAGATATAGTGaaacctttataaattaataatgttgggactacaccaaaactataatttttttattaatttatagagatattaatttatcgatatactaattgaaccaaaaacccaatttgggactataaaattgtattattttatagagatttttagtgtacattaatttataaagtattaatttaaagaggttatactgtattttcatattttggatctttctataatattatttgagaagtcagtttttTATGTGTCGCACGTACATTAATTATCACAGTAATTTATTACATTATTACCTTCATGAATTGAGTTAattattgtaatttttattttaaatattttcctttttattaattttaaggaaaatatatatatatatatacatataaaattaataactaGACCAATCCAAATTCTTACACCAAAAACTAAcgatctaattaaaataacaacatattatttattttaatattttatttctttgtatacataaaaCCTCGAAATGATTCAAAGCatatttattaatgaaaataaaacttccATCAATTATTACGTTTTACTTCTTTTGAAAACTTTATATATGAAtgagttttcaaaaaattatccttatattcatttatatatctttgaaCATAATTaacacattattttaatttttcttttgattctcaaaacaacatatattaaattatacataaatttattaaaatatatttacaaatctaagacaataactaaactaaatagaaataacataattaatcaaaattttaatttattaagaacCAAAAATTATAGTTGAATTTAAAGAAGTATATGCAatccaatatatataaataataatcaaacTAACTAGacattatatattcaaaaccaCATATCTTACTGAAATagcataatattattttaactgaaaacatcatattttttataacaaagcatacatatacaaaatgatttataacaaagaAAACATATACATTATATGTTCAAAACAACATATCTTACTAAAATagcataatattattttaacttaaaaatcatattatttataaCAAAGCATACATGTacaaaatgatttaaaatttaaaagaaaatattaatctattcttataagttataatatatttattttggtaaaatttatATCTGCGTatgagcacataaatattaccTAGTATCCAATTATATATGTAAGAAGtaatgttatataattatataaagaatctgaatattatcatataaatttttgttgtaTCTTTCAACTGAGTAATTATCataatttgaagtcaaaaaATTTCACTGGATATTTTGAGGAAATTGCTGTCTCGCACATGCAGTTGTTGTTTTCACAGTCAATCTTATCTGCAATTTATAATCGCGGACTTTGTAGTTCTTACTGCAATCTCGCGGCACgttaaattatatattcaatAAAATTCCTCTCATGTAATTAGGCCAGCATGTAATCCGTCTCAAATTTTTTCAAGAATAGAATGATGCACACAACTTTGAATTGTAGTttacaataaattaattttaataataaaaaaattatatatgtatatatattttttctcatcaagtaaaagaaaattcattCCAATCTCTGTAACATTATTTGAGAAATCAGTTTCATATTATTTCACGTCAATTGAAAGAAAAGTTaattacaacaatatttttaatgaattataaaaaaattataaaaatgtcattattaacatttttttcctttttgataatatttgttattttgattttttttattttccttttttatattGGTTTTCAAATcagatatataaaaagaaatatttataaaatataaaacgtggtcatattatatatattgatttcataaaaaggatattttaatattctaaagaataatttttttaattaacataaactaatagctttaatgaaataaaactattatacaTAATTACATAATTAAGATGACATAAGTTGAGATATTTTGATatctaaaaacaatatattactatgtcattattaaaaaataaatttaattttttattaacataaactaatagctttaatgaaaaaaaactattatacaTAATTACATAATTAAGATGACATAAGTTGAGATATTTTGATatctaaaaacaatatattactatgtcattattaaaaaataaatttaattttttattatttatcattcattaagggtataatttTCTTACGAATACTTATTAGTTTATATCTTATCATTTCGAAAACCCAGCATGATAAATTATTGTTTATGTTCTTGAAATTTTTaacttaaacataaatatttatatataaattttttttatctatcaaatatatatgcttattattgtgttgaaatttaaaaaaaaaaactcacatataggaataatttagaaaatatttttatacaaatgtcTTTTATTCAttagtatttaattataaatttttatattttaattttatataaatgtttttgtttgtttagtatttaattaaaaaaaattatattttcagataagaacacaatatatatataagaattattttaccttttaaaaatatgttttcgacagtttattatatttatccataatcaattatctaatataaaatataaatctaatattattaatataaaattcgttttcgttatataataaattattataaaaattcattaagggtaactGCGGCATTATCATGTATAtcttttaacgtgagagttcAATGTGAAAACAATTAttttgcaaataatagtatagatagatttatagaataaaattttagcatatgtcactcttttatttgttttttgttgcCTAATATTAGATTGAACAACCAAATTATGTATAGATGGTGTAGTTTTCAGGTTTCgagtaattaatatatttaaaaatattttatacatttttgatatgtttttagtttttttttgtaattacagATAGTTGGTAAAATCTAATCCGAGATAGGAATAAATTAAATTCCACCAGAATGgaacattttatttactttctttttGCTAAAAGAATAGTACATTTTAAGTATCGACAGGaacgaaactttttttttggtaaaaatgtaagACAGGAACGAAACTTAAAAGTATGGTACCGAACATTCGAAAAACCTGACCAGAACAGATATAGTTGAATGCCAATTATGTAGCTCCGTTAGAAAATTTAGACGGCCGTTAATATAGTTGGTCGGAATGTAATAAAACGGGAAAGACGGGTTAAAAAATTTCTGTTGCACGTTTGTCTTGGAGAcggacagagagagagaaagagagagagagagagagagagagagagagagagagagagagagagagagagagagaggggtaaatgtaaaataaacaaataaacgTAAGCCaaagaaaagaattaaaaatcGATCGGTAGGGTTTACATATAAAAACGAAAATGGATCAGAGATTGGAAACAAACAATCTCCTTCCTCCTCCATCTATCTATATTCCCCCCCTCCATTCTCctctgaaaaccctaatctccttctttcttctctctgttGCTTCCATTAACATAGATGATAAAGCAACTTCAAAAGCCGCGTGAATTCATCTTGTAGTAACGGGGAAATTAAAGAAGGTTTCAGGTACACAGAACCGCTTGTGCATCTGCCACTCTTTGTAATTGTTTCATATTTGATTCTTGTACTCTTGACTGTTACGAAATGATCTTTGATCGAGTGTCATATGATCGAGATTCTGCTTTTGGATtcgttttattttgttgttgttgttgtctgtTTAATTTGGATCATTTGTTTTGAGGATTCCCTGGATAACAAGATGCTCTGGATTCGTTTTTGTTTGCTGAACTCTGATCTTGATTTTTATGACCTGTATTGTTCATCGGTTCTGGGTTTAAGCTGGTCGGTAGAGAGATTtgtctgaagaaaaaaaaatggcgacAATGAATCAGCTTGATTCCGATTTGCTTCTACCTCCACGGAAGCGATTACTCGCCGGATTCAAGAAACAGAACTCCAAcggatcttcttcatcttctacttcataCTCAAACGGCTCCTCCTCTGCTTCCACCGTTGTGCACACCCATCTCGACAATCTGTTGACTTCCCAACTCACCGACGGCCAGAGTCGGTCTCCGGAGGAGCTAAAAGCAACTGCTGCTTTAGCGGTAAAGATCGCAAAGGCGGCGAGAGCCGCAGCTGATGAGAAAGCCATCATTGCTTCAAAGGCCGTAGCTGCAGCCAAGAGCGCGTTGGAACTGTTCGCTTCTTTTCCGGCTGAGACGGtgaaggagaggaagaacaagCAGAAGAAACATGTCCCCGTTCATGTTATGTATTCGAAAGATGAGGATTTAGCGCGTAGGTTGAACCGAGCTATAAACAACTCCCCTAGAGTATTGACCGGGCATAGAAACAAGAAGCTAAAGAGTGTAGCTACGTATGAGAATAGCGCAGTGACTAGTAGTAGTACTATGTACGATGGGAATGATGTTGCTGGTGTTGTGGATTCAGACACCTCCACGGATGATGAAGTAGACAGAACAAGAGTTAATGGGAAGGAGAAAACAGGGGAGGAGAGTAGAACATTGGggaaaagaagaggaagagtgAAGCTAAAGAAGTTACCTTTGAGCATGTGTGCCTCTAAGGATCAAGAAAACGGAATCATCACAAATTCCCTGGCTCGGACGGGAGGTTCTAATGGTGGTGTGGGTCAGGTGAGATCATAGCAGGACTACAATGGAAGTGTTACGATCTAAAAGTCACAGGAATGTGTGTGAAGCAGAAGACAAAGTTGTGTAGGTTCATATCAACTCTTTTACCTAAAAGAGGTAAAAATAGTGCAGATTCAGAAACATTGCTATTTTCAGTAGAATCCGAATGTTGTTTCTTATTTTCCTTGGTTCTGCTTTTTTGGGTAATGTGATTGGATGTATGCTGCTTGTATAGGAGTATTTGCTAGATACATAAGGAGTagattttatatagtatatgtgGTAGTTGAATCATCGTGAGTGTTTGTTGAACCTATGACTATTTATTGGGATTTGTAGCTGAGAGTCGAATTTAATAAAACTGATGgctctcttttgtttttaaacgttttctttttattcaagACAAATTTTAGTGGGTTTGTTAACCGAAGaaactaatttaataaaatgggttttatgtttcttttgttttaagaCATTTTCTTCTCCCAGTTCCATCTTTCTCATAGAAATCCATCCAAAATCTTATTCAAGACTTTTGGTGGGTTTGTTAACTACTCTAATGATTTGATGTTTAAGTTAATGCagagaataaaaaatatcaacttttataaaatttgtcttggttacataaaaatattattactcaGAATTAATTTCACCAATAAAAATGCAGTATTATGCAATTGGTTATAAATATCAcattgttaagttttttttatctaaaatagtAAAAACATCAGTTTTTTGCGACAAAATTTTTCCTTaaacatcaaataaattaaaatagagGAAGTATTTAGAACCGCTTTAACTGGTATTTTTAGTTTGAGTAATATATATTTGTGATACTAGCTATGGATAAAAAATGGTATTTATTAGACCCTGAATAAAAATAGGTCAAATCTTGTTTATGAAATTTAACATTGTACTGTACTGGAAAAAAACTTACTTCAGAtctcaaaggaaaaaaaaatcacaatcactcaaattttaatgaatttaattattaaagttTTCAGGTGTTTCTCTCTTCGtagataataaattattttttctacttcatatattatcaattttaaCTCTATTTctgattttatataaaataaatctgggttttttaattaaattatgtttattgaGAAATGTATATTTTCcagaaaaaaatctacaaatattttctctattatatattaatttttaatttaaaatgtcagtattatttgtttttaaatatagttGTAATGAAATTTtaccattaatattttttaatctttaattacaaataaaataaaagaataaatcAGTTagagataaaatataaaaaattgaatggTCTTTTTAAGATTTGTGAAAATATTATGACACTTCTGGTGAAAACAAAAGAAGTTTTAAACAATCAATTTATTTGGCACTTTATGatataaatgattatatatttatatgaagtcGGAGCGGTAAATCtatatataaggaaaataaatttgttatttctatttttggattttaatgaGTGAAGACAACTTGGGCACATGCAGATCCACGTGCTCATACGTAACTTGAGATGCAAATGACAAAAGTAAATGCGATTTCTAAAGACAAAGGTAGCCACAAAAATGATCTGTCACGTTTAAATGTTTGTCCTAGCGTGGCGTAAATGTAAAAAACTCATTTTGTCATGTAGCCTGTTTAGctaattactttttttctacCTCATGTTTTTAACGctacttatttaatttttaatgttgaAAAGCCTattattttagtgttttatCCAATTACCATAACTTTATGTACAAAAACTTAActtaaacttctttttttgttcacaACTTAACTTAAACTTTATATCTATTTTCTGTTAAAGTTTTGAGTTTTTCtaatgtttttgaagtttcacttgatttttcgtgcttttttgttctttttaaaaataatgatattaaaataaattacaaaataaattacaaaataaattacaaaataaaagacAGAATAAAGTTTTACACACTACGAAATATACTATTTAATAACACTTTTGTTGACTAATACTGTTTAATAACTTATATATTTGGTTAAAATATACTCCTTCGGTTCCTAAAAGAttcatattctatatttttcacacattttaataaaatacagtaaatttgtataattttttgtgtttattttttttcaataactttaagccaataaaaaatcaattagtgcaattaagttttttgaagtttgcaattagttaataaaacatgtattaaaaaaataaaaaaaaaaagatctttttgaaataatttttttttctagaatatgtAATTTTAAAGAACGGAGAGAGTAATTCGTTAGCCAGTAAACTATACATAGgattatatataaatgatgaaCTTTTAATCACGCGATCAAATGATCATATGTTATACTATGCCTATCGCATCTAGAGAACTATTTACTCTgaaatttagagaaaaatataattgtgaTGTTAGATTGTGGTTGAAACGGGTGGTTTTGTttctaatatcatttaaattttgatttttaagttttgcacttaaattattcatttaatttttgtactttagttttctaattttgcatttaatttttttttaacatatactCTTTAGCTTCTACCTTTAAATTCTGCATTCACGTTATTCCTTTAAATTAtcattatcatatttttatattactatatataaatacagCGATCATCTCAAATTTGACAGAACTCAAAAATATTACCATCGATATATGTGGAATACTTATATGATGGACAGTTTGTGCAAATATGCACCTAAGAAAAACCGGATTTTAGAAGCTATTGATAATTCAGAAATCTTGTTGAGAAAAATGTAAAAGTCATGATATTTGTATAACATCACATTTTGGTAgtttaaaatatgaatatattacagaaataattttgtaaatttttgacAATCATTGAAAAATGTTCGATTACCAGACATAAGTGatcttaccaaaaaataaaCATGAGTGGATCAATATCTGATTCTATGATTACAAACTGTTAGTAACTATAGTTATGTAAGTAACTATGATATGTTAGAGAAAACGCTCTCAACATTTCAACCAGGAAATATAGTCTTGCAGCAATACTACCACACAAGTGAATGAACATGATATTCAGAATTGATGCAAGACCTCGTGAAACAGAATAATCAACTCCTGGCAATGAACCATCAATCTTTTTCTACTGAATATGCTTCATTTCCAAAAGTGGAAATTGCATAATCCAATTATAACAATTAGGAAGAACGTGGACATAGACGCATTAGAAACCACTATCGTGTCGAAAAGAGTTTCATCTTTATGATTACAAATGAAAGTTGAGAAAAGTTAAAAGAAACATGAAAGTGCTTACTACATATGATACATGAAAAGACATTggatttgaaaaatatttaatcgaTCTACACCGAAAAtcataaaaggaaaaaaatgaaatcaactTCATCTCTAATAAACccaaataatatttctattGCTTGAACATTGAGATGAATATCATCATTCAAGCAATAAAAATGAAACCAACTTCATCCTTTCATAATGTAGCATGATAGTATAAATAGTTATTTTCATATAGAAGATAAAACTTAAtggtttatattatatatacttttttgttGCAAATaagctttttaaaataaataaactgttttttaaatttttgttaatgtaCTTAATTTTAAATTCACATAATGTCACATTTTGAAATTCGTGATGTAGATAACTATATGGCAAACAGTGTTTCAATGCACataattattaaagataattaagaaatattttttgtatgcCTAGAAAgagtaaatataatatttggTAATGTAAAAATTACAACAGACCTCGGATGAGACAATTTTTTAATGCCAAAAACGATGTTTGAATATTCCCTGAAATCTAATAGAAATATTTTGAGTCATAAAAATATCTGGAAAATTAATTTCAACTTCACAACTTAATTTTAACTATTAATAGttgattttggttattttacaaaaatctagATAATTATAATGAGTTCTCATCTAAATTTTAACAAGATTTGGATAAAAGAACCGAAACAAATCGGATCCGACTTATATCCCAAAAATTCAGGTATTTATAGGTATAAGATATTTGTAACCAAACTGGTCCAGAAccaaaagaaacaaatctggaaccaaataaaaaattaaaaatatttagatggaTACAAATATTTAAGACCGGAATGACTTAGACCCGATGAAAACCGATCTAAACCCAACTGAATATCTGTATGCCGATACTTAGTTACCCTTAGGCATGTGAAAATTTATCCGGAACCGAAGAACGGAACCGAAAATgaggtttggttcgggtttggatcTTATCAATTATACTAGTGGATCTTATATCTCTAGAACCGAAACCAAACTGAGAATCGAAAGGGTACCCAAATTTctataatatgtttatatatttataaatattaactatatataattttcaaataatcaaataatttaaaaatattatttataagtaaatatacccAAAATATTGAATTACTAGAATATtgtttatccaaaatatttaaaagtatctgaattatccaaaatttatcGGAAAATGATATTTAATCTGAAATCCCGGTTTTATGACTTCTTAACCcaaatttaactaaaaaacGAAACCGAATGGAAACCAAAATTACCTTGATTATAAGTTGATTCTCAATTTTGTTATCCTAAACCTCTAAAACTGAAGAACCGAAAAGACCGAAACAGAACTGAAAAGCCCAGGGCTAGTTATACCCGTGAATgacataaaatacatatttatatgttagagaacttttttttttttgagaaccgaaaaaataaatagttagtCGTTGATCATATTCATATCTCCccaaaatttagtaaaaaattgAAGTAGAAAcaaataaagaataaaaatcaCTCAAATTAAAACGAACCAAGGAATGAAAATAGGATATACAGTATATCATTTGTAAGCCAAAAATAGGATAAAAAATTTCCCACGTCGTCAACCTTTGATATTCAAGTTCCTCATCTGAGCTTCAATATGTTCTGTGTCCCGAGATTCAGCCACAGATGTTGCATCCATTGTTGAGCAGTAGGTCGTTTCTCAGGCGCAAAAGCAAGAATCGGGCAAAGAAAATCCGCAAACTAAAGTGTTACCTTCCTAGGCATTTTCCCTAAGaaacaataattaatggaaacaAGAGCCAAAAAAAAGAGGATCCCTATTGTGAAAGAGCCAGAGCAGGTCCTGGGCAAAGCGAATGTTTCATTCCAAAATTTTCAGAGGAATTAGATTCCCagatttgtaaaaaaataagattttgttGAAACTTTTACTAAATCGCCCATAGCCCTAAAATTTCATGGTCAGTCCTTGAACCCTTAAAGCAGCTGTAGAATTTAGTTTCAGTTCCAATTTTATTGCTCCAATTCTAATCTATAGACATGAACATACATTCCTCCATTCTAAGCAAAACATCAGAGAATGTAAGAGAATAAAAAGTGTTTTCCTGTTTTAGAGACGGTAAAGAACTCTCCTCTTCTCTGGTTTGACctcagaagagagagagaaaacatgAGATGAGCATATAGTTGATGAAACACTCATAAAGTGGCATTTAATACGCATACGTGCACAACACGCAGAGCACTAGTTTCTTCCTTAAACAAACTGCAATGGTTGTTAAACTAGAGAGTAGAGTGACAAAATCCAGAACCATGATCCCCACAAACTCAGAACtatgtatttttttctgaaagatTTAATTCATAAGAAGCCAAGATCTTGCACCAAAACAGATCACACTAATGGTTACAGGGAACcataaggagaaaaaaaaacatatttatgaaTTCGAATACTGCATTTAAGATCTTGTTGGCAAAGTAAAACGAGAGATAGTATAAGAGCGGAGAGAAGCGTACAGAAGTGCGAGTATCGTAGGCAAGCCAAACGGTGGAGAACTGGCCCCAACCGA
This genomic interval from Brassica napus cultivar Da-Ae chromosome A6, Da-Ae, whole genome shotgun sequence contains the following:
- the LOC106447050 gene encoding uncharacterized protein LOC106447050, producing MATMNQLDSDLLLPPRKRLLAGFKKQNSNGSSSSSTSYSNGSSSASTVVHTHLDNLLTSQLTDGQSRSPEELKATAALAVKIAKAARAAADEKAIIASKAVAAAKSALELFASFPAETVKERKNKQKKHVPVHVMYSKDEDLARRLNRAINNSPRVLTGHRNKKLKSVATYENSAVTSSSTMYDGNDVAGVVDSDTSTDDEVDRTRVNGKEKTGEESRTLGKRRGRVKLKKLPLSMCASKDQENGIITNSLARTGGSNGGVGQVRS